Proteins from one Rosa chinensis cultivar Old Blush chromosome 7, RchiOBHm-V2, whole genome shotgun sequence genomic window:
- the LOC112176207 gene encoding glycosyltransferase BC10 yields MARSRGEKEDCYDKSTGLIKLLQVLSFLVVFVVGVVIGLATSAHINRHFDAQTEIYSFINHFSSSKETPHQQGEPSCTVAQSCERIDCLSMETFLEPNNLTHGMTDNELFWRASMVPAKKEYPYQRVPKVAFMFMTRGPLPLMPLWERFFQGHDKLFSVYVHVVPGYKLNASTTSPFYRRQIPSQPVSWGTITLIDAERRLLANALLDFSNECFVLLSESCIPVYNFPTVYKYLIGANYSFVESYDDPGRYGRGRYSRKMLPDIQLYQWRKGSQWFELSRTLAALIVSEVQYYTVFSKYCLPACYPDEHYMPTYFNMFHGSLNSNRTVTWVDWSLGGPHPATYGGDNITEDFIRSIRNNGALCQYNAEMTSICYLFARKFAPTALEPLLELASSVMEF; encoded by the exons ATGGCAAGAAGCAGAGGGGAGAAAGAAGACTGCTACGATAAGAGCACGGGTTTGATCAAACTCCTGCAGGTTCTCTCCTTTCtggttgtttttgttgttggtgtggTTATTGGATTGGCAACAAGTGCCCACATTAATCGTCATTTCGATGCACAAACTGAGATTTATTCGTTTATCAATCACTTCTCCTCCTCCAAGGAGACACCACACCAACAAGGGGAGCCTAGTTGTACCGTTGCGCAAAGTTGCGAGAGGATTGATTGTTTGAGCATGGAGACATTTCTGGAGCCTAACAACTTGACACATGGTATGACGGATAACGAGCTGTTTTGGAGAGCTTCAATGGTTCCTGCCAAGAAAGAATATCCATATCAGAGAGTGCCTAAAGTGGCTTTCATGTTTATGACTAGAGGACCGTTGCCATTGATGCCATTGTGGGAGAGGTTCTTTCAGGGACATGACAAGCTTTTCTCAGTTTATGTGCATGTAGTTCCAGGGTACAAGCTCAATGCATCAACCACCTCTCCTTTTTATCGACGCCAAATCCCTAGTCAG CCTGTTTCTTGGGGAACCATTACACTGATTGATGCAGAGAGGCGCCTTCTAGCTAATGCCTTGCTTGATTTCTCAAATGAGTGCTTTGTCCTCCTATCTGAGAGTTGCATCCCTGTCTATAACTTTCCTACAGTGTACAAGTATCTCATTGGTGCTAATTATAGCTTTGTTGAATCATACGACGATCCTGGACGTTATGGCCGTGGGCGTTACAGCCGTAAAATGCTTCCCGATATTCAGCTGTATCAGTGGAGGAAGGGGTCTCAGTGGTTTGAACTTAGCCGCACTTTAGCTGCTTTAATAGTCTCAGAAGTACAGTACTACACCGTCTTCAGCAAATATTGTTTGCCTGCTTGCTACCCAGATGAGCATTACATGCCAACTTACTTCAATATGTTCCATGGTTCACTGAACTCTAATCGGACTGTGACTTGGGTAGACTGGTCTTTGGGAGGACCACACCCTGCAACATATGGCGGAGATAATATTACAGAAGATTTTATACGGTCTATAAGGAATAATGGAGCACTTTGTCAGTACAATGCAGAGATGACATCCATTTGTTACCTATTTGCTAGGAAGTTTGCTCCAACAGCATTGGAGCCTCTGCTCGAGCTTGCCTCATCCGTGATGGAATTTTGA